A region of Deinococcus rubellus DNA encodes the following proteins:
- a CDS encoding NADH-quinone oxidoreductase subunit 15, with product MSTSTPDVSKEALYRSWLTLLSWLGEEAAARGLKLSKVADFPDYIYRMERPYDLPTTIMSVSLNRADPQYPESGGQALFLAAVSPRHVSLGGVSLRVMGGSKHWHLHAHGNELLEGKRPFTRPRLTSILDGVQEGVDA from the coding sequence ATGTCCACTTCAACCCCAGACGTTTCCAAAGAGGCGCTCTACCGCTCATGGCTGACCCTGCTCAGCTGGCTCGGCGAGGAAGCCGCCGCACGCGGCCTCAAGCTGAGCAAGGTGGCCGACTTTCCAGATTACATCTACCGCATGGAGCGGCCCTACGACCTGCCCACCACCATCATGAGCGTGAGTCTCAACCGGGCCGACCCCCAGTATCCCGAGTCGGGCGGTCAGGCGCTGTTTCTGGCGGCAGTCAGCCCCCGGCACGTTTCCCTCGGCGGGGTGTCGCTGCGGGTCATGGGCGGCAGCAAGCACTGGCACCTGCACGCCCACGGCAATGAACTGCTCGAAGGCAAGCGGCCCTTCACTCGCCCGCGCCTCACCAGCATCCTCGACGGCGTGCAGGAAGGCGTGGACGCTTAG
- a CDS encoding stage V sporulation protein S, which yields MDETLRVSGTSRPNAVAGAIAALIRTTGTLEIQAIGPSAVNQTVKALAIARGYLHGEGLDLSAQPAFVKLDVAEEERTAVRFLVRRETLRSAKTVALATLDKAKSVPGL from the coding sequence ATGGACGAGACGCTGCGCGTTTCCGGGACATCACGCCCCAACGCGGTCGCCGGGGCCATCGCCGCCCTGATCCGCACCACCGGAACGCTTGAAATTCAGGCCATCGGGCCCTCTGCTGTCAACCAGACGGTCAAGGCGCTGGCCATCGCGCGCGGCTACCTGCACGGCGAGGGTCTCGATCTGAGCGCCCAGCCCGCCTTTGTCAAGCTTGACGTGGCCGAGGAGGAGCGTACCGCCGTACGCTTCCTGGTGCGCCGGGAGACACTGCGGTCTGCCAAGACAGTTGCCCTAGCGACACTGGACAAGGCCAAGAGCGTGCCGGGCCTGTGA
- a CDS encoding lipid II:glycine glycyltransferase FemX — MPLELLPIQDARAYDEVVARLPITSALQGWGYGEARRELGQTPTRYLLQDAGQAVGALQLIRKRLVPGFDLLYAPRGPVLDSMARLPDIAPALRKVARMNDSLVKIEPPFARTPDLIPEAIGPWRRTEAEQPEHTITVNLGGEESALLANLHSMARRNVKAAGKFGVEVVSGGPELFDEFWTIFTATNERAQLGAFPQAYYRTMLREGAAHGGDAYIVLARHGGRALAGGFFLAMGTVTNYLFGGSIKDDRPGPDGGERKDAKAPTAFYWGAMLDAKARGYRTFDFWGIPRQLDETKHSFGVYRMKENFGGEKVWFPGYELSLSPLSPLIVRGLRWRKTQNNLRKRGSPEDVL, encoded by the coding sequence GTGCCTTTAGAGCTGCTTCCCATCCAAGACGCCCGCGCCTACGACGAGGTGGTGGCCCGGTTGCCCATCACCAGCGCCCTGCAAGGCTGGGGCTACGGCGAGGCCCGCCGCGAACTGGGCCAGACGCCGACCCGCTACCTGCTCCAAGACGCCGGACAGGCTGTCGGGGCGCTGCAACTGATCCGCAAGCGCCTGGTACCGGGTTTCGACCTGCTGTATGCCCCGCGCGGCCCGGTCCTCGACAGCATGGCGCGGCTGCCGGATATTGCGCCCGCCCTGCGGAAAGTGGCCCGCATGAACGACAGCCTGGTCAAGATCGAGCCGCCGTTTGCCCGTACCCCCGACCTGATTCCCGAAGCCATCGGCCCCTGGCGTCGAACTGAGGCCGAGCAGCCCGAACACACCATCACGGTGAACCTGGGGGGTGAGGAGTCGGCGCTGCTCGCCAACCTCCACAGCATGGCGCGGCGCAACGTCAAGGCGGCGGGCAAGTTCGGGGTCGAGGTCGTCAGCGGCGGGCCCGAACTGTTCGACGAATTCTGGACCATCTTCACCGCCACCAACGAGCGTGCCCAGCTCGGCGCGTTTCCGCAGGCCTATTACCGCACCATGCTGCGTGAGGGTGCGGCCCACGGCGGCGACGCCTACATCGTGCTGGCCCGCCACGGGGGCCGGGCGCTGGCCGGGGGCTTTTTTCTGGCGATGGGCACGGTCACCAATTACCTGTTTGGCGGCAGTATCAAGGATGATCGGCCCGGCCCCGACGGCGGCGAGCGCAAGGACGCCAAGGCTCCCACCGCTTTTTACTGGGGAGCCATGCTCGACGCGAAAGCGCGCGGCTACCGCACCTTCGACTTCTGGGGCATTCCGCGCCAGCTCGACGAGACCAAACATAGCTTCGGTGTTTACCGCATGAAAGAAAACTTCGGCGGTGAGAAGGTCTGGTTTCCTGGCTACGAGCTGAGCCTGAGTCCGCTCAGCCCACTGATCGTGCGCGGACTGCGGTGGCGCAAGACCCAGAACAACCTCCGCAAGCGCGGCAGCCCGGAGGATGTGCTGTGA
- a CDS encoding sulfite oxidase-like oxidoreductase → MLGNFFKKPADDMNGRVPPGQSLTSRFPVLTYGPAPRYKLEDAKVRVFGLAEEREFSWPELRALPQTTLTYDIHCVTHWSKLDTTWTGIRVTDLMPMLILKPEATHVMIHSVGGYTTNLSLGDFVRPENLLASRFGDKPLETEHGGPLRLVVPHLYFWKSAKWINGLEFISADAPGFWERNGYHMRGDPFKDERYSDD, encoded by the coding sequence ATGCTCGGCAACTTCTTCAAAAAACCCGCAGACGATATGAATGGCCGTGTGCCGCCTGGCCAGAGCCTGACCAGCCGTTTCCCGGTGCTGACCTACGGCCCCGCGCCGCGTTACAAGCTTGAGGACGCGAAAGTCAGGGTATTCGGGCTGGCCGAGGAACGGGAATTCTCCTGGCCGGAGTTGCGCGCCCTACCGCAGACCACGCTGACCTACGACATCCACTGCGTGACCCACTGGAGCAAGCTCGACACCACCTGGACCGGCATCCGGGTGACCGATCTGATGCCGATGCTGATCCTGAAGCCGGAAGCGACCCACGTGATGATCCACTCAGTGGGCGGCTACACCACCAACCTGAGCCTCGGCGATTTTGTGCGGCCCGAGAACCTGCTGGCCTCCCGCTTCGGCGACAAGCCGCTGGAAACGGAACACGGCGGCCCGCTGCGGCTGGTGGTGCCGCACCTGTACTTCTGGAAGAGTGCCAAATGGATTAATGGTCTGGAATTTATCAGCGCCGACGCGCCGGGCTTCTGGGAGCGCAACGGCTACCACATGCGCGGCGATCCGTTCAAAGATGAGCGCTACAGCGACGACTGA
- the coaD gene encoding pantetheine-phosphate adenylyltransferase, translated as MNAVFPGSFDPVTSGHMDVLTRASRIFDHVTVTVMHNARKRSTHLFSLEERLQILEEATQHLPNVSVDSFGGLLVDYMRQQNRSIIVRGLRAVSDYEYELQIAHLNRQLGDVETVFIMAATRWSFVSSSMVREIASYGAEVNEIVPQASARALRLKFADVQRPD; from the coding sequence AACGCCGTCTTTCCCGGCAGCTTCGACCCGGTCACCAGCGGGCACATGGACGTGCTGACCCGCGCCTCACGCATCTTCGACCACGTGACCGTGACCGTGATGCACAACGCCCGCAAGCGCAGCACCCACCTCTTCAGCCTGGAGGAGCGCCTTCAGATTCTGGAGGAAGCCACCCAGCATCTGCCCAACGTCAGTGTGGATTCGTTCGGCGGCCTGCTGGTGGACTACATGCGCCAGCAAAACCGCAGCATCATCGTGCGCGGACTGCGGGCAGTGTCGGACTACGAATATGAACTCCAGATCGCCCACCTCAACCGCCAGCTCGGCGACGTGGAGACGGTGTTCATCATGGCAGCGACCCGCTGGAGCTTCGTATCGAGCAGCATGGTGCGCGAGATCGCCTCCTACGGCGCAGAGGTGAACGAGATCGTGCCGCAGGCCAGCGCCCGAGCACTCAGACTTAAGTTCGCGGACGTGCAGCGGCCGGATTAA
- a CDS encoding transcription elongation factor GreA, producing MTRAKLPMTRRGHDKLAETLNHLKTTRREQISEYMGSALADGDLRESAAYDEARMQQSENEARIIELEDQLERAVIVDESAQDGVGLGARIKVRDGKGTERAFEIVGTYEVDVLKNRISDQSPIGQALLGKRVGDTVTVKLPKGSAEFKLLEVIYD from the coding sequence ATGACCAGAGCCAAACTCCCGATGACCCGGCGCGGACACGACAAACTCGCCGAAACCCTCAATCACCTCAAGACCACCCGCCGCGAGCAGATCAGTGAGTACATGGGCAGCGCCCTGGCCGACGGCGATTTGCGAGAGAGCGCCGCCTACGACGAAGCCCGCATGCAGCAGTCAGAGAACGAGGCACGCATCATCGAACTCGAAGACCAACTCGAGCGTGCCGTGATCGTGGACGAGAGCGCCCAGGACGGCGTGGGCCTCGGCGCAAGAATCAAGGTCCGGGACGGCAAGGGCACCGAGCGCGCCTTCGAGATCGTCGGCACCTACGAGGTGGACGTGCTCAAGAACCGCATCAGCGACCAGTCGCCCATCGGACAGGCCCTGTTGGGCAAACGCGTCGGCGATACCGTGACGGTGAAGCTTCCCAAAGGCAGCGCCGAATTCAAGCTGCTCGAAGTCATCTACGACTGA
- a CDS encoding mismatch-specific DNA-glycosylase produces MSATATTESLLPPSGEGHLVPDLLAPGLRLVLIGTAPSRISARAGAYYANPQNKFWRVLAEVELTPRLFAPQEFPALLALGIGLTDVAKKHSGVDASLPTEAWEPDELRARLAHYRPEVVAFTSKRGASQVLGVPTGRLSYGLQPGLLEGAEVWVLPSTSPLGHNYFQLGPWQALARRVGACGNSRRAEGVL; encoded by the coding sequence ATGAGCGCTACAGCGACGACTGAATCTCTGCTCCCGCCGTCCGGCGAGGGCCACCTGGTGCCCGACCTGCTCGCGCCGGGGCTGCGGCTGGTGCTGATCGGCACTGCGCCCAGCCGCATCAGCGCCCGTGCCGGGGCGTACTACGCCAACCCGCAGAACAAATTCTGGCGGGTGCTGGCCGAGGTGGAGCTGACTCCGCGTCTCTTCGCGCCCCAGGAGTTTCCGGCGTTGCTGGCCCTCGGTATCGGCCTCACCGACGTGGCCAAGAAGCACAGCGGGGTAGACGCCAGCCTGCCCACCGAAGCCTGGGAACCGGATGAGCTGCGCGCCCGCCTTGCCCACTACCGCCCCGAAGTGGTGGCCTTCACCAGCAAGCGCGGAGCCAGTCAGGTACTGGGCGTGCCGACGGGCAGGCTTTCCTACGGCCTGCAGCCCGGCTTGCTGGAAGGCGCGGAGGTCTGGGTGTTGCCGAGTACCAGCCCGCTGGGCCACAACTACTTTCAGCTCGGCCCCTGGCAGGCGCTGGCCAGGCGCGTTGGGGCGTGCGGGAACTCGCGGCGAGCAGAAGGCGTACTCTGA
- a CDS encoding shikimate dehydrogenase — protein sequence MSLAPGPAQGEAALALIGYSAAAARALREFGLVALGVAAAPLPEVLAACEALGFAGALLHPSLHVQAAQYLQLDPDARRAGLSDAVAFTGGPRGTYAAPEALLSAVQESSYAARGAHAVLIGSAADLRLGLGLVRLGFKAITVVADTHREAEAMSRDLPAGLAAFALTRSDAALRGLAERADLLVLTGGSLPAQLVQPYHTVLDLSGQAVREVQRAGATLLSLPDFPARVLARQLEHASGQRFRPDLLGDLVAAMSN from the coding sequence GTGAGCCTGGCTCCCGGCCCGGCCCAGGGCGAGGCGGCGCTGGCCCTGATCGGCTACTCCGCCGCTGCTGCCCGCGCCCTGCGCGAGTTTGGCCTGGTGGCGCTGGGGGTAGCCGCTGCCCCGTTGCCGGAAGTGTTGGCCGCCTGCGAGGCGCTGGGCTTTGCCGGAGCGCTGCTGCACCCCAGCTTGCACGTCCAGGCTGCCCAGTACCTTCAGCTCGACCCCGATGCCCGCCGTGCCGGGCTGAGCGACGCGGTGGCCTTTACTGGTGGGCCGCGCGGTACCTATGCTGCGCCCGAGGCGCTTTTAAGTGCTGTGCAGGAAAGCAGCTACGCCGCCAGGGGCGCGCACGCCGTGCTGATCGGCTCGGCAGCAGATTTGCGGCTGGGGCTGGGGCTGGTGCGGCTGGGCTTCAAGGCCATCACCGTGGTTGCCGATACCCACCGCGAGGCCGAGGCCATGTCACGTGATCTGCCCGCCGGGCTGGCGGCCTTCGCCCTGACCCGCAGCGACGCGGCCCTGCGCGGTTTGGCCGAGCGCGCCGACCTTCTGGTCCTCACCGGAGGCAGTCTGCCTGCCCAACTGGTGCAGCCGTACCACACCGTCCTCGATCTGAGCGGCCAGGCGGTGCGCGAGGTGCAGCGGGCCGGGGCCACCCTGCTGAGCCTGCCGGACTTCCCGGCCCGCGTGCTGGCCCGTCAGCTTGAGCATGCCAGCGGCCAGCGCTTTCGCCCAGATCTGCTCGGCGATCTGGTGGCTGCCATGAGCAACTGA
- a CDS encoding PIG-L family deacetylase, translating into MKTTIRLCGMILLSVSLFSCSRDTSSSTPTSNVSAQGVTPTQAQAAAQEQGKSKYGRIDPEVPNVNSLRGQGLTTVQAVDFNVVAHADDWELFFSPEVYREVTSATTKNVFIYLTAGDAGAGRGPVKNNPYYQAREDGANAAVRFIASVNAATGEDPVSSKVVIAGHKVLRVAYRNTASYFLRLPDGAPDGKGFAGQSMQLLYENKIPKINAIDKSAVYPDWKDLTNTVKGIIKKETGNLGKASFNLMDSDPIVKVDHSDHIYTTMLVNSILKTMPCVNAQYFLTYWKNYTPEYPINMGSEDLINQAAVVGVMQASEADAGYPGSWDEFHKSFIGKDYSREVPATSTAACI; encoded by the coding sequence ATGAAAACGACAATCAGATTATGCGGCATGATTTTGCTGAGCGTTTCTCTATTTTCCTGCTCGCGTGACACTTCGAGTAGCACGCCTACCAGCAACGTGAGCGCTCAGGGAGTGACCCCAACGCAGGCGCAGGCGGCGGCCCAAGAGCAGGGTAAATCAAAATACGGCCGCATTGATCCGGAAGTGCCGAATGTCAATTCACTTAGAGGACAGGGATTGACTACTGTTCAGGCGGTTGACTTCAATGTGGTCGCCCACGCAGACGACTGGGAACTCTTTTTCAGCCCTGAAGTCTACCGTGAAGTCACCAGCGCGACGACCAAGAACGTGTTCATCTACCTCACTGCTGGTGACGCGGGCGCGGGCAGAGGCCCGGTCAAAAACAATCCCTACTATCAAGCACGTGAAGATGGTGCCAACGCAGCGGTGCGCTTTATTGCCAGCGTCAATGCCGCGACTGGGGAAGATCCAGTGTCTTCCAAAGTCGTCATCGCTGGACATAAAGTGCTCAGGGTAGCGTATCGGAACACCGCTTCTTATTTTTTACGGCTTCCAGACGGCGCGCCGGACGGAAAGGGGTTTGCTGGTCAGTCTATGCAACTTCTCTACGAGAACAAAATTCCTAAAATCAATGCAATCGACAAGTCAGCAGTGTATCCAGACTGGAAGGACTTGACAAACACAGTCAAGGGGATTATCAAGAAAGAAACGGGAAATCTGGGGAAGGCATCGTTTAATTTGATGGACTCCGATCCAATCGTCAAAGTCGATCACTCGGATCATATTTACACGACGATGCTTGTGAATTCGATCCTCAAAACAATGCCTTGCGTCAATGCACAATATTTCCTTACATACTGGAAAAATTACACGCCCGAGTATCCCATCAACATGGGCTCAGAAGATCTCATCAATCAAGCGGCTGTTGTGGGAGTCATGCAAGCCAGTGAAGCAGACGCAGGTTATCCGGGATCATGGGATGAGTTCCACAAATCCTTTATCGGCAAAGATTACTCCAGGGAAGTACCCGCCACTTCTACTGCTGCCTGTATATAG
- the rdgB gene encoding RdgB/HAM1 family non-canonical purine NTP pyrophosphatase, which produces MSQPSSPSVSGPLRVVVATSNPGKVNEFREALSDLGWQLEPLGDVALPEETGSTYAENAMIKAAAASMYTGLPALADDSGLEVAALGGEPGIYSARFGHRKDDHERNLYLLERTRNAVDRRAKFVSVLVLAYPDGHIEEYRGEVDGKLLEGPRGVGGFGYDPLFELPDGRSLGQLSLSEKRAVSHRGKAFAALKDAHKNGQPPRPTGSKV; this is translated from the coding sequence ATGAGTCAACCCAGTTCTCCCTCCGTTTCTGGCCCGCTGCGCGTGGTGGTCGCCACCAGCAACCCCGGCAAGGTCAACGAATTCAGAGAAGCCCTCTCCGACCTCGGCTGGCAGCTCGAACCGCTGGGCGATGTGGCGCTGCCCGAGGAAACCGGCAGCACCTACGCTGAGAACGCCATGATCAAGGCCGCTGCTGCGTCTATGTACACCGGCCTTCCGGCCCTGGCCGACGATTCCGGCCTGGAAGTGGCCGCGCTCGGCGGCGAGCCCGGCATCTACAGCGCCCGCTTCGGCCACCGCAAGGACGATCACGAGCGTAATCTGTACCTGCTGGAGCGCACCCGCAACGCCGTGGACCGCCGCGCCAAGTTTGTCAGCGTGCTGGTCCTGGCCTACCCTGACGGCCACATCGAGGAGTACCGTGGCGAGGTGGACGGCAAACTGCTCGAAGGCCCGCGCGGGGTCGGCGGCTTCGGCTACGATCCTCTCTTCGAACTGCCGGATGGCCGGAGTCTGGGGCAGCTCAGCCTCAGTGAGAAACGCGCCGTGAGCCACCGGGGTAAGGCGTTCGCTGCCCTCAAGGACGCACACAAGAACGGTCAGCCACCGCGCCCCACGGGGAGCAAGGTTTGA